A window of the Oryzias melastigma strain HK-1 linkage group LG11, ASM292280v2, whole genome shotgun sequence genome harbors these coding sequences:
- the LOC118599391 gene encoding uncharacterized protein LOC118599391 gives MDGLVRFNEDRAAAAAPPPAAEDHLRPLHSYSDHLKHALNQKSQRVLGHHLVKDFTKPAAYTGEQSQTGSVLEGVSGDPDAPDEAAAVIALQDEGIEEDEDPTISGPVLLSSDAAAWSGDPADTDRSAPLKRMSVPEEVQGPDGQPGYQHVLRLTKALVEIRSLPAISNSRVDLIVALWERLPESDKQRVVYPARHRDRQPKGRFKAAKGKSTSCPGKESLQRGLLGLNASPANWPDASRLVEAICSQLCRLHPSATRTRGVLKTRWSLVLGDYVAIREAVLGSPRLMAQTGLQLFQLNQRTPSQWFSTRQKKWEKAVLEQQEVGLLPAAPAVSLQLLPEAKRLSSIQVGQGQPFDYGTPEEKLPLPLLRPAPPAPPPPPPLPPPPPPPPLPPPGERVPRTTAFRRRKAAEAAAAAQEGHPAGTKVRRQTVQYTCTKCGQPKRLDTGHTRIDGVSYCAAVGGKTVQEWTEEMKKKIKINTFMNIFLLLFCSK, from the exons ATGGATGGACTGGTGAGGTTTAACGAGGACCgcgcagcagctgctgcacctccacctgcagctgaGGATCATCTGCGGCCTCTGCACTCCTACAGTGACCACCTCAAGCACGCCCTTAACCAGAAGAGCCAGAGGGTGCTTGGTCATCATCTGGTTAAAGATTTCACCAAGCCTGCTGCGTACACAGGTGAACAGTCACAA ACAGGTAGCGTGCTTGAGGGTGTCAGCGGGGACCCTGACGCTCCGGACGAGGCTGCTGCTGTCATCGCTCTTCAGGATGAGGGCATCGAGGAGGATGAAGACCCCACCATCTCCGGGCCCGTCCTCCTCTCCTCTGACGCAGCAGCCTGGTCAGGTGACCCAGCTGACACAGACAGGTCTGCGCCCCTGAAGAGGATGTCCGTCCCG GAAGAGGTCCAGGGTCCTGATGGTCAGCCAGGATATCAACACGTCCTGAGGCTGACCAAGGCCCTGGTGGAGATCAGGAGTCTGCCTGCAATCTCCAACAGCAGGGTAGACCTAATTGTTGCGCTCTGGGAACGCCTCCCAGAGTCTGACAAGCAGCGGGTCGTCTACCCTGCCAGGCACCGGGACAGACAGCCCAAAGGGCGTTTCAAGGCCGCGAAGGGGAAGAGCACTTCCTGTCCGGGGAAGGAGTCTCTCCAACG CGGCCTTTTGGGGTTGAACGCCAGCCCTGCAAACTGGCCTGatgccagccgcctggtggaggCTATTTGCAGCCAGCTCTGCCGGCTTCACCCCTCAGCCACAAGAACCAGAGGGGTTCTGAAGACCCGTTGGTCCCTGGTCTTGGGGGACTACGTGGCCATCAGGGAGGCGGTCCTCGGGAGCCCCAGGCTGATGGCTCAGACCGGTCTCCAGCTGTTTCAGCTGAACCAGAGGACCCCGTCACAGTG GTTCTCTACCAGGCAGAAAAAGTGGGAGAAGGCTGTGCTGGAGCAGCAGGAAGTTGGACTCCTTCCTGCTGCTCCAGCTGTCTCCCTGCAGCTTCTCCCTGAAGCTAAACGGCTGTCCTCGATTCAGGTGGGACAGGGACAGCCCTTCGACTACGGGACGCCAGAGGAGAAGCTCCCTCTCCCACTATTGAGACCTGCCCCTCCAGCTCCACCGCCACCgcctcctctgcctcctccaccaccaccgcctcctctgcctcctcctgGTGAGCGTGTGCCGAGGACGACCGCCTTCAGGAGGAGgaaagcagcagaagcagcagctgctgcacagGAGGGCCATCCTGCAGGGACAAAAGTCCGCCGGCAGACTGTGCAGTACACCTGCACAAAGTGTGGCCAGCCAAAAAGGCTGGACACTGGCCACACCAGGATTGACGGTGTGTCGTACTGTGCAGCTGTCGGCGGGAAAACTGTACAGGAGTGGacagaggaaatgaaaaaaaaaataaaaataaacacttttatgaacatttttttattattgttttgttcaaaataa